One stretch of Osmerus eperlanus unplaced genomic scaffold, fOsmEpe2.1 SCAFFOLD_227, whole genome shotgun sequence DNA includes these proteins:
- the otud4 gene encoding OTU domain-containing protein 4, translating to MESFPTMQSNEEKGLEKCMDEYLKSIGYHRKKIAKDGSCLFRAVAEQVLHCQSQHTKVRATCVEYLKRYRENYEAFIEGDFEEYLLKLEDPQHWVGEVEISALALMYKRDFIIFQEVGKQPVSITNNGFEDKVRLCFLNGNHYDSVYPISRVKTAAYCQSLLYGLLYEQVCGVDRSTVSHGLRGNRGNDALSDDVMEPCRSSDESDPEGESTSWACEGAGNSGPRHNGHHHKGQAQGRGRARLPERARRSLNPNLWRNIEYDLWVKSKIAQQKMDFRIAAGMQYTVGDRCKVCLEGRRTYSAYIQEVVSDSGPVTVFIEELGQRHTVDLCRLRPPAGESSWSTVAREGRRLGEWDTRGGRRRPSPTTTQGISQATGPAPPGRVLKQSSWPPQALGTSPPSRGSDRPEGGGSETGQREPPKGRYRKSCSVVEQVFGLKEEELQAREEEQQNLTLLELQLHDQHGFPALGAPAGDVQIQPVSAGDPAPPSPPAAPPYAPPYAPPSAPPSAPPSAPPSAPPSAPPSPPSAPTVSAAPLPAPDGSTVPLSAPKSTPAVSAAPPSAPKSTPAVSAAPLPAPDGSTAPLSAPKSTPAVSAAPPSAPKSTPAGSTAPLSGPAGSAPSAPTHSTPSVTTPESLSAPSPPSSFVSAPLPLSTTLPVPLPSALPNPLPSAPLPSAHPNPSAPAPLPSAPTFTAPVVPSPVSSLLPSSLDAPVTSPPPSPSHSAPSASLPHSSLPQDPLPSEASVCPPGVGQSPQPPPGLQQLLQDPLYPGFPQGPEGEVVPCPPYCLLHSGEDLPRDINILRFFYNLGVRAYSTPMYLPYYYLLPLQQAFSLQPRAPPPAPLLPPWYPSSSPPHPHSSLGQYENHQAPLSQAPPSQAPDPPQQSYPPHAQTPPRTGSLPWPPSPRPAPYMGPYAGPAPAPSYPPPLYTPQYPPPNYIPAPHPQNTPYYPPTSPHLPPTYPHPVPPGGSQNQGPFELSHPAGGASPPGHRAAPLGDGRGANASWCEERGQGDTGSRTGSLLGEPPLPLGAPSGQVSWSLPHSHQTPGSRLPLFKEVSVVMTTQGACDGSAPMATSEMRWSDNNLTRTYQPTNVLDLFKGVGPLYAAPPLSQSGSQTEEGEGLESSDPAFRGARVMYSRTRGRGRGLDGNRFRAGYRGRRGSYDDRWDGGFRERRHGDYYFKATPFVYQDRGRGRGYNHYSTNGREAEYAGGHRNGPYPNS from the exons ATGGAATCTTTCCCAACCATGCAAAGTAACGAGGAGAAAGGCTTGGAAAAATGTATGGACGAATACTTGAAATCAATCGGTTATCACAGAAAGAAAATAGCCAAAGACGGATCTTGTTTGTTTCGAGCGGTTGCTGAACAG GTACTGCACTGTCAGAGCCAACACACCAAAGTGCGAGCCACCTGCGTGGAGTATCTGAAGCGGTACAGGGAGAATTATGAGGCG TTCATTGAAGGAGATTTCGAGGAGTATCTACTGAAGCTAGAAGACCCacag CACTGGGTTGGAGAGGTGGAGATCAGCGCCTTGGCTCTCATGTACAA GAGAGACTTCATCATATTTCAGGAGGTTGGTAAACAGCCTGTCAGCATCACCAACAACGGCTTTGAGGACaag gtgcgGCTGTGTTTCCTGAACGGGAACCACTATGACAGCGTGTaccccatcagccgtgtgaagACAGCAGCCTACtgccagt ccctcCTCTATGGGCTGCTGTACGAGCAGGTGTGTGGGGTTGACCGCTCCACCGTCAGCCATGGTCTTCGGGGTAACCGCGGCAACGACGCCCTGAGCGATGATGTCATGGAGCCGTGTAGGAGCAGCGACGAGTCTGACCCGGAAGGAGAAAGCACTTCCTG ggcctGTGAAGGAGCAGGTAACAGTGGTCCCAGACACAACGGACACCATCACAAG ggccaggcccagggccgagggagagcgaggctgCCAGAGAGAGCGAGGCGTTCCCTCAACCCCAACCTCTGGAGGAACATAGAGTATGACCTCTGGGTCAAGTCTAagatag CCCAACAGAAAATGGATTTCCGCATCGCTGCAGGCATGCAGTACACAGTAGGGGATAGGTGCAAG gtgtgtctggagggCAGGAGGACCTACAGTGCGTACATCCAGGAGGTGGTGTCTGACAGTGGCCCTGTCACTGTGTTCATAGAGGAGCTGGGACAGAG acatACGGTGGATCTGTGTCGTCTGAGGCCTcctgcaggagagagcagctggagcacGGTGgccagggagggcaggaggctgggag AGTGGGATaccagaggaggaaggaggagaccaTCGCCCACGACAACCCAAGGCATCTCCCAGGCAAcaggccctgccccccctgggcGTGTGTTGAAGCAGAGCTCCTGGCCCCCCCAGGCTCTGGGGACCAGCCCTCCCAg caggggCTCAGACCGGCCAGAGGGAGGAGGCTCAGAGACAGGCCAGAGGGAGCCCCCTAAAGGCAGATACAG gaaGTCCTGCAGCGTGGTGGAGCAGGTGTTtgggctgaaggaggaggagctgcaggcTAGAGAAGAAGAGCAGCAGAACCTGACCCTGCTGGAGCTGCAACTACACGACCAGCACGGCTTCCCTGCTCTGggg gctCCTGCAGGAGATGTCCAGATCCAGCCGGTGTCTGCAGGagatcctgcccccccctctcctcctgctgcccCTCCATATGCCCCTCCATATGCCCCTCCATCTGCCCCTCCATCTGCCCCTCCATCTGCCCCTCCATCTGCCCCtccatctgcccccccctctcctccatctgcccCAACTGTCTCTGCTGCCCCCTTGCCTGCCCCAGATGGATCTACTGTCCCTCTATCTGCTCCTAAATCTACCCCAGCTGTCTCTGCTGCCCCTCCATCTGCCCCTAAATCTACCCCAGCTGTCTCTGCTGCCCCCTTGCCTGCCCCAGATGGATCTACTGCCCCTCTATCTGCTCCTAAATCTACCCCAGCTGTCTCTGCTGCCCCTCCATCTGCCCCTAAATCTACCCCAGCTGGCTCTACTGCCCCCCTGTCTGGCCCAGCTGGCTCTG CTCCATCTGCTCCAACTCATTCTACTCCCTCTGTAACTACCCCTGAGTCCTTATctgccccatctcccccctcctcctttgtatctgcccccctccccctctccaccacccttcctgtccccctcccctccgcccttcCTAATCCCCTTCCctctgcacccctcccctctgcccatcCTAACCCCTCTGCCC ctgcccccctcccctctgcccctacCTTTACTGCCCCTGTTGTACCCTCCCCagtttcctccctccttccttcctcccttgaTGCTCCTgtgacctctccccccccctcgccctcccaTTCTGCCCCTTCTGCCTCCCtaccccactcctccctcccccaagaccccctcccctcagaagcCTCAGTCTGTCCCCCAG GAGTGGGccagtccccccagccccccccaggcctGCAGCAGCTGCTCCAGGACCCCCTGTACCCTGGCTTTCCCCAGGGCCCGGAGGGGGAGGTGGTTCCCTGCCCCCCCTACTGCCTGCTGCACTCTGGAGAGGACCTGCCCCGAG acatcAACATTCTCAGGTTCTTCTACAACCTGGGTGTGAGG gcttaCTCGACCCCCATGTACCTCCCCTACTactacctcctcccccttcagcaggccttctccctgcagcccagagcccccccaccagcccccctcctgcccccttggtacccctcctccagccccccccacccccactcctctctgggGCAGTATGAGAACCACcaggcccccctctcccaggcccccccctcccaggccccagaccccccccagcAATCGTACCCCCCCCACGCCCAGACCCCCCCTCGTACGGGGTCCCTCCCCTggccaccctcccccagacccgcCCCCTACATGGGCCCATATGCAGGCCCCGCCCCCGCTCCCTcatacccccctcccctctacacACCCCAGTACCCTCCTCCCAACTACATACCTGCACCGCaccctcagaacacaccctaCTACCCCCCCACCTCGCCCCACCTTCCCCCCACCTACCCCCACCCAGTCCCCCCTGGAGGCTCCCAGAACCAGGGGCCCTTCGAGCTGTCCCACCCCGCCGGCGGAGCCTCGCCCCCTGGGCACAGGGCCGCCCCCCTGGGGGACGGTAGGGGGGCTAACGCTAGCtggtgtgaggagaggggccAGGGAGACACAGGCTCCAGGACAGGGTCCCTGCTGGGGgagccccccctgcctctggggGCCCCCTCTGGACAG gtctcatggtctcttcctcactctcaccAGACGCCAGGAAGTAGACTCCCTCTGTTCAAGGAAGTCTCTGTCGTCATGACAACACAAGGAGCATGCGATGGCTCTGCCCCCATGGCGACCAGTGAGATGCGTTGGTCGGACAATAACCTCACCAGGACCTACCAACCAACCAATGTCTTGGATCTGTTCAAGGGGGTGGGGCCTCTGTATGcagccccgcccctctctcaGAGTGGCAGCCAaacggaagagggggaggggctagaATCATCTGACCCCGCCTTCAGGGGAGCAAGGGTGATGTATTCCCGCACCCGGGGGCGTGGCCGCGGTCTCGATGGCAACCGTTTTCGGGCCGGTTACCGTGGAAGGAGAGGTAGCTATGACGACCGCTGGGATGGCGGGTTCCGGGAGAGGCGCCATGGAGACTACTACTTTAAGGCCACCCCTTTTGTGTACCAGGaccgggggcgggggcggggctaCAATCACTACTCCACcaatgggagggaggcagaataTGCCGGCGGCCATAGGAACGGCCCTTATCCAAATTCCTGA
- the LOC134016279 gene encoding mothers against decapentaplegic homolog 1-like isoform X1 produces the protein MNVTSLFSFTSPAVKRLLGWKQGDEEEKWAEKAVDALVKKLKKKKGAMEELEKALSCPGQPSQCVTIPRSLDGRLQVSHRKGLPHVIYCRVWRWPDLQSHHELRALDCCVFPFGSKQKDVCINPYHYRRVDSPMLPPVLVPRNNELTARLPMQARYQGAIDHNEPLMPHNATYPESFAARGPGNGMAFPCSPGNSYPSSPGTGSSSTSAFPPSPHLPPSPLSSDADSPFHVPADTPPPAYMPPDECVSQDCSQPMDTNLLAMTTGPDNSSRPDLQAVPYEEPKHWCSVVYYELNSRVGEAYLACDSSVLVDGFTDPSSSQSRFCLGLLSNVNRNSTIENTRRHIGKGVHLYYVGGEVYAECLSVSSIFVQSRNCNQQHGFHPTTVCKIPSGCSLKIFNNQEFARLLAQSVNHGFEAVYELTKMCTVRLSFVKGWGAEYHRQDVTSTPCWIEVHLHGPLQWLDKVLTQMGSPHNAISSVS, from the exons aTGAACGTGACGTCGCTGTTCTCCTTCACCAGCCCGGCCGTGAAGAGGCTGCTGGGCTGGAAGCagggggacgaggaggagaagtgGGCGGAGAAGGCCGTGGACGCGCTGGTGAAGaaactgaagaagaagaaaggagcGATGGAGGAACTGGAGAAGGCCCTGAGCTGCCCCGGACAGCCCA gccagtGTGTGACCATCCCCCGCTCCCTGGACGGGCGCCTGCAGGTGTCCCACAGGAAGGGCCTCCCCCATGTGATCTACTGCCGGGTGTGGCGCTGGCCTGACCTGCAGTCCCACCACGAGCTGCGGGCCCTGGACTGCTGCGTGTTCCCCTTCGGCTCCAAGCAGAAGGACGTCTGCATCAACCCCTACCACTACCGCCGCGTGGACAGCCCCA TGCTGCCCCCAGTGTTGGTCCCCAGGAACAACGAGCTGACCGCCCGGCTACCCATGCAGGCCCGTTACCAGGGCGCCATCGACCACAACGAGCCGCTCATGCCCCACAATGCCACCTACCCAGAATCCTTTGCTGCTCGGGGCCCCGGGAATGGCATGGCCTTCCCCTGTTCCCCCGGCAACAGTTACCCCAGCTCCCCAGGAACTGGCTCCAGTAGCACCTccgccttccccccctccccccatctccccccctcccccctcagctcTGACGCAGACAGCCCCTTCCATGTACCAG cagacacccctcctccagcctacATGCCTccagatgagtgtgtgagtcaggACTGCTCCCAGCCCATGGATACCAACCTCCTCGCCATGACGACTGGCCCCGACAACAGTAGCAGGCCAG acctccaggcaGTGCCCTATGAGGAACCTAAACACTGGTGTTCTGTGGTGTACTATGAGCTGAACAGCCGAGTGGGCGAGGCCTACCTGGCGTGTGACTCCAGCGTGCTGGTGGACGGCTTCACCGACCCCAGCAGCAGCCAGAGCCGCTTCTGTCTGGGCCTGCTCTCCAACGTCAACCGCAACTCCACCATCGagaacacacgcaggcacatcGGCAAGG GAGTGCACCTGTACTACGTGGGTGGGGAGGTGTATGCGgagtgcctgtctgtcagcagtATCTTCGTGCAGAGCAGGAACTGTAACCAGCAGCACGGCTTCCATCCCACCACGGTGTGCAAGATCCCCAGCGGCTGCAGCCTCAAGATCTTCAACAACCAGGAGTTCGCCCGCCTGCTGGCCCAGTCCGTCAACCACGGCTTCGAGGCCGTGTACGAGCTCACCAAGATGTGCACCGTGCGCCTGAGCTTCGTCAAG ggctggggagcagaGTACCACCGGCAGGATGTGACCAGCACCCCCTGCTGGATAGAGGTGCACCTGCACGGGCCCCTGCAGTGGCTGGACAAGGTGCTCACTCAGATGGGCTCTCCTCACAACGCCATATCCTCTgtgtcctaa
- the LOC134016279 gene encoding mothers against decapentaplegic homolog 1-like isoform X2, translating to MNVTSLFSFTSPAVKRLLGWKQGDEEEKWAEKAVDALVKKLKKKKGAMEELEKALSCPGQPSQCVTIPRSLDGRLQVSHRKGLPHVIYCRVWRWPDLQSHHELRALDCCVFPFGSKQKDVCINPYHYRRVDSPMLPPVLVPRNNELTARLPMQARYQGAIDHNEPLMPHNATYPESFAARGPGNGMAFPCSPGNSYPSSPGTGSSSTSAFPPSPHLPPSPLSSDADSPFHVPDTPPPAYMPPDECVSQDCSQPMDTNLLAMTTGPDNSSRPDLQAVPYEEPKHWCSVVYYELNSRVGEAYLACDSSVLVDGFTDPSSSQSRFCLGLLSNVNRNSTIENTRRHIGKGVHLYYVGGEVYAECLSVSSIFVQSRNCNQQHGFHPTTVCKIPSGCSLKIFNNQEFARLLAQSVNHGFEAVYELTKMCTVRLSFVKGWGAEYHRQDVTSTPCWIEVHLHGPLQWLDKVLTQMGSPHNAISSVS from the exons aTGAACGTGACGTCGCTGTTCTCCTTCACCAGCCCGGCCGTGAAGAGGCTGCTGGGCTGGAAGCagggggacgaggaggagaagtgGGCGGAGAAGGCCGTGGACGCGCTGGTGAAGaaactgaagaagaagaaaggagcGATGGAGGAACTGGAGAAGGCCCTGAGCTGCCCCGGACAGCCCA gccagtGTGTGACCATCCCCCGCTCCCTGGACGGGCGCCTGCAGGTGTCCCACAGGAAGGGCCTCCCCCATGTGATCTACTGCCGGGTGTGGCGCTGGCCTGACCTGCAGTCCCACCACGAGCTGCGGGCCCTGGACTGCTGCGTGTTCCCCTTCGGCTCCAAGCAGAAGGACGTCTGCATCAACCCCTACCACTACCGCCGCGTGGACAGCCCCA TGCTGCCCCCAGTGTTGGTCCCCAGGAACAACGAGCTGACCGCCCGGCTACCCATGCAGGCCCGTTACCAGGGCGCCATCGACCACAACGAGCCGCTCATGCCCCACAATGCCACCTACCCAGAATCCTTTGCTGCTCGGGGCCCCGGGAATGGCATGGCCTTCCCCTGTTCCCCCGGCAACAGTTACCCCAGCTCCCCAGGAACTGGCTCCAGTAGCACCTccgccttccccccctccccccatctccccccctcccccctcagctcTGACGCAGACAGCCCCTTCCATGTACCAG acacccctcctccagcctacATGCCTccagatgagtgtgtgagtcaggACTGCTCCCAGCCCATGGATACCAACCTCCTCGCCATGACGACTGGCCCCGACAACAGTAGCAGGCCAG acctccaggcaGTGCCCTATGAGGAACCTAAACACTGGTGTTCTGTGGTGTACTATGAGCTGAACAGCCGAGTGGGCGAGGCCTACCTGGCGTGTGACTCCAGCGTGCTGGTGGACGGCTTCACCGACCCCAGCAGCAGCCAGAGCCGCTTCTGTCTGGGCCTGCTCTCCAACGTCAACCGCAACTCCACCATCGagaacacacgcaggcacatcGGCAAGG GAGTGCACCTGTACTACGTGGGTGGGGAGGTGTATGCGgagtgcctgtctgtcagcagtATCTTCGTGCAGAGCAGGAACTGTAACCAGCAGCACGGCTTCCATCCCACCACGGTGTGCAAGATCCCCAGCGGCTGCAGCCTCAAGATCTTCAACAACCAGGAGTTCGCCCGCCTGCTGGCCCAGTCCGTCAACCACGGCTTCGAGGCCGTGTACGAGCTCACCAAGATGTGCACCGTGCGCCTGAGCTTCGTCAAG ggctggggagcagaGTACCACCGGCAGGATGTGACCAGCACCCCCTGCTGGATAGAGGTGCACCTGCACGGGCCCCTGCAGTGGCTGGACAAGGTGCTCACTCAGATGGGCTCTCCTCACAACGCCATATCCTCTgtgtcctaa